From one Montipora capricornis isolate CH-2021 chromosome 10, ASM3666992v2, whole genome shotgun sequence genomic stretch:
- the LOC138020291 gene encoding putative diacyglycerol O-acyltransferase MT1809, whose protein sequence is MVFGEQHLSGMDSAWLPYDRKNLFYLNSVFCFEHTGSVEERVDLFRQALSERLANAKKANGELLYFRMRCYFRPGLFQYFLREDRSFKIENHVLKWEGEVPRSKEELEAIVSRLSTEPLPEKRSPWCFVCIPTNFGSNDMFLAYRMSHALSDGISNMKFLIYQFPDEVLPQKETQNFSATNRTLFMAKAMLIAPRYLLKLLSSPTERSLIHGPGLSGVKRFVWDEAFDLQLIKNIKSATGTTVNDVLMTCMTMALRKYFQRKGVACPADLTASVPVDVRPATKEIHFDNYFTFIFPKMAVGTGDIMEQLYETQAHMKGFKGSGAPLVTLGMFFTSQETCPQFLTNYLSTLLTKKSSCVFSNLPGPQHILTVKGSRMKYLMFFPPNKGNNGVSLAIFSYAGQVVVGVQSDIAVLPDPEIVVEEFGNAVNEMAKRVLHKKRAAVR, encoded by the coding sequence ATGGTGTTCGGTGAACAACATTTGAGCGGCATGGACTCCGCCTGGCTACCCTACGACAGAAAAAACCTCTTCTATCTCAATTCGGTGTTTTGCTTCGAACACACGGGCAGCGTTGAAGAACGAGTAGATCTTTTCCGCCAGGCTCTTTCTGAACGACTGGCTAACGCAAAGAAAGCCAACGGAGAATTGCTGTATTTCAGAATGCGCTGTTATTTTCGCCCTGGTTTGTTCCAGTACTTTTTGCGGGAGGACCGATCTTTCAAGATTGAAAATCACGTGCTCAAATGGGAGGGAGAGGTACCTCGATCAAAAGAAGAGTTGGAGGCGATTGTTTCCAGGCTGAGCACGGAGCCTTTGCCAGAGAAAAGATCTCCTTGGTGTTTTGTTTGCATCCCAACAAACTTTGGTAGCAATGATATGTTTCTCGCGTACAGGATGTCGCACGCTCTCTCTGATGGAATTTCTAATATGAAATTTCTCATTTACCAATTTCCTGATGAAGTTCTGCCCCAAAAAGAGACTCAAAACTTTTCGGCCACTAACAGGACACTTTTTATGGCCAAAGCAATGCTTATAGCACCCAGGTACCTTCTAAAGCTGCTCTCCTCACCTACTGAGCGATCCCTAATACATGGTCCAGGTCTCAGTGGAGTGAAAAGATTTGTATGGGATGAGGCGTTTGACCTTCAGCTGATTAAAAACATCAAATCGGCTACAGGTACAACTGTAAATGATGTGTTAATGACATGCATGACAATGGCACTGCGGAAGTACTTCCAGAGGAAAGGTGTAGCATGTCCTGCTGACTTGACTGCTTCTGTTCCTGTGGATGTCCGTCcagcaacaaaagaaattcacTTTGACAACTACTTCACATTCATCTTTCCCAAAATGGCTGTAGGCACTGGTGACATTATGGAACAATTGTATGAAACACAAGCTCACATGAAGGGATTCAAAGGATCCGGTGCACCCCTCGTCACATTAGGAATGTTTTTCACTTCACAAGAAACATGTCCACAATTCTTGACCAATTATCTTAGCACTCTTCTGACCAAAAAGTCAAGTTGTGTTTTTTCAAATCTGCCTGGTCCACAACACATATTGACCGTTAAAGGCAGCCGTATGAAATATCTGATGTTTTTTCCTCCAAACAAGGGTAACAACGGAGTGTCCCTTGCCATTTTTAGTTATGCAGGGCAAGTTGTTGTCGGAGTTCAAAGCGATATTGCTGTGCTGCCAGATCCAGAGATCGTTGTTGAAGAGTTTGGAAATGCTGTGAATGAAATGGCGAAACGTGTTCTCCACAAAAAAAGGGCCGCGGTTAGATGA